DNA sequence from the Gopherus evgoodei ecotype Sinaloan lineage chromosome 3, rGopEvg1_v1.p, whole genome shotgun sequence genome:
ACGCAATCCTATTGTCCTCAACTTATGCCCTCAGTTTCCCTTGTCAAACCCACTATGAGGAATTAAATAGGTCTGCAGAGATGTACTTGAGGGCTTAAATTTGAGGACAAATGGGGTTGCACAGATGGAAAGCACAGTGTTTGACTAGTGAAGAGCCAGAAAGAACCAACCTGAGTGGAAAATCTCAAGCTGAATTTGCAGAGCGGGAGAtgagatttttatatttttaaacacctgtaaaaacatatttaatatggAAATTATTGGTCTACAAACTGAAAATCCACAATGCCATTTTCACACAAAGTAGGAGTGTAGCCTATAGGGATAGATATTTGCTAGGTAAGGCACAGACATAAGTTAAGGCAGTAAAGCAAGGAGTTTATGGGCCACAGCCTATAAGACAATAGCTTAGCTAaacacagggccagtgcaaccatttaggcggactaggcggttgcctagggcgccgagatttgggagcgccaaaaagcgcccctcaacttatttttaaatggttgagcagccactgctgctgggacagagagggagtctgagctgctggcggcagccggcagcccagggtgtcccctgggtcagggcgccactgcggcagcccgcagtccagggtgtcccctgggtcaggatGCCTccacggcagcccgcagtccagtgTGTCCCCTTGGTCAGGGAGCCTCCGTGGCAGCCCACAGCCCagagtgtcccctgggtcagggcgccactgtggcagcccgcagtccacggtatcccctgggtcagggcgccgccacggcagcccgcagtccagggtgtcgcctgggtcagggcgccgccgtcggagggggcggcaggcagctccggtggagctgccgctgtggtgcctgtgggtggtcCGGTGGTCCGCGGCTTGGGTGGAGCTCCCGCAGTCacgcggacagtcggctgctcgtgcagctccggtggaccacccgcaggcaccgctgtggcagctccaccagagccgcgggaccagcgcgcggggcggcgaaattgccatccgcctagggcgctcaaaaccttAGCGCCAGTCCTGGCTAAACAAGGAATAAGGCACCAAAGCCTCGGCCTATGCAGTTAACCAGGAGTAACCCCAGATCATAAGAAAATGCTGTAATGACTAAACTGCTAACAGGTAACCATAAGATTCTAGTTTATATTGGTTTGGGATATTTTAAATTAGGAACATTCGAAGATGGCTGATCACAAGAGTGCCATGGTAACCAAATTGACATATATTCTAATTAAGCTTGAGGTAAAAGGCCTACTGACTTGTGGGACAAAGGCACCCCAACATTAgtagggtgaggaaatacaaataaggacaaGGAAAGAAATCCCTACTGAATATATGTTAGGCATAGCAGTGTCAGCGTAACACATTATAAAAGTTGTCTCCCAGCCTGTGCGCTTAGGAGGGGAGAGATGTAGCTCTTGGGCAGTGCCAGGATGATGAGCACTGGAACTGGTGATGAGGAGGGAGAATATGGTGAGGCAGATAATGACTAACATTTCAGGTCGTTCTGCAAcggatggtgtgagtatatggatgcTCAGACGCAAattctgtattatctctatctATCTTGCTGGGTTGGAATGTTTGTGacttttcttactgtattaatAAAACTATCACATATACAGAAGGTTTTCCATAAGTGTTGCAACCGTATACATCAGGGTTCCCAACTGAATAGTAATTCTAATACTACTGGCCTTGATCTTGAGACAAGAACCTATCCAAGCTTGGGGTGctaactgggaattcttaagtaatcaaatTAATACACAATTCATAGATCAGGCAACAAGACCATCTTTTAAAGAATAAAGCTGACCCCAAGTAAGTATTTCAGATTTTGGGGGGTCTGTGGTGggtttagaataaaaaaaaattgtgactagTCCTTCTCTCTAAAAGGACCAAACTCAAATTCTATATAAGGAAATCtctgaaatttgggggagattCAAAATACAGACCCAGGTCAAAATTTGCAGGTTGGGCTCATCTCTGTTTACAAGCAGCCTTCAACCACGCAAAATTGTCTGAAAATGTGGTGGTGTCATTACACATCCATTTTCACCATAATTCAAAAAGTTGTTTCTTGTAAAACTTTGTTGCCAGAACTCATCCAATTTCTGTGTCCTTAGCTGAATATAACATTTCATCTGCATGCTCATTTGTGCACAGCAGTTTCCTCAAGAAACAGACATGCCTTTGATCAACTTAACCTACAACAAAACAGCCATATATCACAGTGATCAGTAACCAGTTTCTCAACATAGCAGGGCAGGGAAGGTCCTTTTGTTCCAAGTTTTGGAAGGAATGAGTAAGAGGACAATTGGAATTACACTACATTATTCAGTTGGAACAGTCTTCTGGACCATGAGCCAGCAAGGCTAAGATAAATATTTCAGTAGAGCCGACCCCTAGTGCCTTGTAAATAGCTGACAACAGAAAAAATAATACTAAAAATAGGAAGTTTTTTTTAAGGAGTTTGTGTTGTTCACACCCCAAGACTTCTCCACGGTTTTGCTGAGTCCTCATGGAATTTTCATTTACTTCTCTATTCTAGGACCACCATTCAAACGTCTTCTGTTTAGGTGTTGCCAATACAGCACCTTGACTCAGTCCAGCCAGGTGTGGCAACATTTTTCTCCAACCCCCATCCCAACAGTGGTTTCTGAATCTGCTAACATGGAGTGATGTTAGAATGAATGACCAAACTTTCCCCCACTACCAGGAAACATATCCAGATTGTCTTTGCAATGGAGCTCAACCTTGTCAACTCGCAGAGTAAGACTCCAAAAGTCACTTTGGAAGAGAACTAATACACAATACAAAGATTTAAAATCAAAACCCTGTAGCCTGAAAGTTAAATCACAGCCACTTCAATGTATATAGTCCATTCTGATGCCAGCACATCTCAAAGCTTTTCATAGGACCTGTACAGATCCAGTAAAGCTTCGAGGATCCCACAAGTGATACACTGAAAATtacatatagagagagagaaaaaaagaggaagaacacacatgcacacaggttggcttagattgtaaattctttgggggagAGAATCTTGTTTGGAAGGAAGACTGTTGGTTCTTAATAATAAAACATGATAAATTAAGTGCCATATTTGTTGTTCTCCACTTGTTAAAAAACTATGTATGCATTTCATTTACCTTCTTCTGTACCCTGTAGTATTCATCTATTGCATATTGATATTTAGGTTCATTGAGTCCAAAGAGCATGGCAAGCTTCTCACCGAGGAATTCGCAAGCTGAAAAGATAGGGAAGAGAAAGAATAACAGCACTTCTATCCCCTAGATAAGTAAGAAGCTTGTATAGAGAGCCACTTTATGTGGTGGGAGAAAAGAAATGGTTTTATACACTGACGTATATATGAACAAAAGGACAAGGACTGTCTTCATCAGCTCAGGAAATACAAGTCCACTTTCAGTATGTCTAATCCTCACTCCAGAAAACTACTTAATTTCAATCTTTTTACCAAAGAGTTGGCCAGCATTCCTGGAAATGATGTATTATATGTCACTTATACCAGTTGCAGTCTGAGGCAGTTTCTTCCATACTGTATTTCAGCTACACTTTGTGTAAACAAATTCAGCCTGGGTTGTTTTACATGTCAATTCATTCTCAAACAGTAACGAGGTCGTAGACAAGTCTTCTTTCCTTTCAGGATCTTCTTTCGATTAACGAAAGTCTCCCTTCCTCTTTATCAGAGAGAAGAGATGGACTTTATATCTCTTGTGTTTAGGAGGCTATTGatttttgaaggggaaaaaaaagtcattgtGACTGCTTTCAGGTGCAACTTTTTCAGACTTAGCACTGGCTGCCTGGAGTACCACAATTTATCAAAATTGTATGTAATAATGTCAGTTGGCAGAGCTAGATTGTCCTAATCCATCTTTCTGCAGTATTATGCTTGTCAACCTGTCTTCACTCTGAcccatttcttttctttatggCTTCAGTTTCTTGTCCCTCTGCCAATTTCTAATCTGATTCAGTAGTTCTACCTTTATTTGTGCCCTGATTTTCAGTTGGCTATATCAGTCTAATCTGGGATACTGAAGTATTTTTCTAAAGCCCCCAGGTAGATTGTGCCCACCCATTGTTTTACCTCCTGCCTAccaattacagtaactcctcacttaaagtcatcccagttaacagtttcgttgttatgttgctgatcaattatggaacatgctcctttaaagttgtgcaatgctcccttctaacgtcatttGGCAGCCACTTGTTTtgcccactgcttgcaggaaaagcagcctgttgcagctagctggtgggggcttggaaccagggtggaccggccgcccccctatcagctccaccattagctcccagctcccctaagttccctgtgcagcagctgcccagcaggctatcaattgccggcagtttagctgtccctccccccgctgccatgtgctgctcttgccctctgccttggagttgctGTGCGGGGGGAGCAGGAGCGGAACCagagtttttggtgccctaggagggggtccttccgcggccctggtcattggcggcaatactgcggcggggggtccttccgcgctcctggtcttcggggtacttcagcggcaggtcccagagcgagtgaaggacccgccgcagaattgccgccgaagacctggagcgtggAAAGACCTCcgaccgccgaattgctgccgaggatggcaaaatgccgccctcccaaatcctggcaccctaggtgaccacctaggtcacctaaatggaagcgccagccctgggggggaagggggaagaaagaggggGGCTGTCAGTGTGTCCCCCTCCTacttgctcctgcaccccacttacctcatcttccatagagcatGGGGGACACATGACagagctcaggacagagggagcttgctggcagtagctgcagtctcagcaagctgatctaattaacaaggcagtgtacttaagagtagggtcagctacttaaaggggaaatgcacatctctctctcacacatggtgtgtgtctctgtctgtgatgctgtctcccctccctccattcctgctgccttgaagAGTGTGAGAGTTAATCCTTGAGGACTCaaccaattgctagttcatcatttagcagtaaggcattccctgggaaatatcccaccctctgattccTCAACCAAGCTtgacaatcatcatcactgtcaggggcgactctaggcattttgccggcccgagcacggcaggcaggcaggctgcctgccgccctcacagcaaccggcagagcgccctcagtggcttgctgccccaagcacgcgcttggcatccTGGGGCATGGAGCCGCCCcgatcactgtgtaccagtattaaattgtttatttaaaacttatactatgtgtgtgtgtgtgtgtatatatatatataatatagtcttttgtccggtgaaaaaaaaatctcccctggaacctaacccccacatttacattaattcttatgggaaaattgacttcgcttaacatcatttcacttaaagttgcatttttcaggaacgtaactacaacgttaagtgaagagttaGTGTAATGCCATTTATTATAGGCGGGGCAAGTAGTGACGACTATAGTTAaagttgcctaacactttccattataaagatcctgttttcagctgcttatgactttgccaaacttaaactgctggagctgaaattttccatgcctggTGTCTGTCTCAAGCTGAAATTTTTGCAGAAGTTTCAACTAACATTATTGTCATTTCCAAGAACGAGGTTAGGGAAAAAATGGTTATAGCTGTTTCGTTGAGGAAGCTGTGGAACATCCATGATTTAGAGCACGGACTTGAGATTTGGCTTTGCCCTGGTGTCAGGATGTACCTTCTGCCATCCCTATGAAAATTTGCCCAGATTTGATCACATTATAAGCCatagtataagaacataagaatggccataccgagtcagaccaatggtccatctagcccactatcctgtcttttgacatcTATCAATGCCatatgcttcaaagggaatgaacagaacagggcaatcatcaagtaatccattccATCGTCCAGTCTCACCATCTGGCAGTCAAAGGtctagagacacccagagcatggggttgcacccctgatcatcttggctaatagtcattgatgaacctattctccatgaacttatgtaaTTCTCCTTTGAATCCAGTTCCAGTTTTGGTCTTTACAACATCcctgaaaaaaatctgttaacatGTGCACAGTAGAGATTTGTTAAAAGCTGGAAGCCGAGTTCTCagaagattccatctgcactgagcatgctccatccctcaCAGCTCTTATGTGTTGACCAGACTGTGCATGAACCATCCCCAAAGAGCGTCTGAGCGTCATCATCCCTAACTGAGTAGCTCTTTCCCTTCCACTGTTTTGCCCAGTTCCCAGGAGCCACTGTAACTGAGACCAGGGAGACTGCATCTCCTGCACCCTCAATGGTCCCCTTGCTGGTACCCAGAAAGCACAGAGGAGCAAGCAGCCTGACTAGAATGTAGAGGTATGAGCAGGAGAGACAGGGAAGAAAAATGCAGGATAGGGCAACTGGAACAGAGAATGTGATGGACAGGAGCAGAAGGGGACAGGGCCAGTGGTTATAAACCACTAAAGCACCCTTTCCTCCAGAACCTGGAACTGAACTCATGATTCCCAAGTCTCACTATTCCTTTGCTGtatagcaaatagctgtgaaacccatgGCCAAAGTTTGCATCTTATCTTTTATGTTGACCTGCCACTAGAAGGGGTAACAACATTCTGCTGTTCCTTTTAACTCAAGTGGCAGAGAAGTCAACTGTGCTGTGTATCTAAATATCCAAACCCTGGTGATGAcccctgtatgtgtgtgtgggtcaATATAGTTTCACaagatagtttttttttttaaattcaatttcctgaaaaaacaaagttaaaagaacattaaggtgcCAAAGATGCCAGAATTAATATTGCCTTGCTTTGTGATAgtctttaattttctcttttttccacaggacctctgcctcattcaggaCACAGGACAGACTGTGAATGGATCCTGGGAATGGATCGTgattgtgtagtgaaggagatTGTTGTCTGCAGGATCCCTTCCTCATTTGTTGCACAATTTGGAaagtgtgcagtgaatgaggcagggattgcAGGAACAGAAAGGACAGTGTCATGATTAAGATAATCGAATGCTGTCTCGGAGAAAAGGATTCGATCCCAGCCTCTGCTGAAAAGTTCCTATGTGGTGTCAGGCAATAAAAGTTTTCACAGGTGGCCATTGTGTGCACGCATCTCATTTTCTGAGTCCCAGATTGACACACATGAGATCTGAATTGTAGAAATGCTGACCTCACAGCTGCAATAAAAGTTAACAAGAGCTTTGCTTCGAGCATTAAGCACCTTAATATTCTATGTACTTACAAAAAACACATCTCAAatagggcacccaaaattagttgaCACTTGACAATTTTGGCTCTAATTTCTGTGCATCAATTGCCAGTGTGTAAAAGGGAGGTAATATCTCCATACCATAGAACAGTGTTGTGAAAATAACTCCATTGTGTTTGTGAACCACTCCAATGACAGCACTAAGACGACAGCATCATAGAGACGCtcaggaggaaattaataattctaggGTTTTGATGGTGTGCAGTAAACAACACATGGGGCACACATGGAATGAAGAGGATAAAATCAGATACTGAATAGCTAACTGTTCACTGAGCACCATCCCTTGTGTGTACTGAATAAGGCAAGGGTTTTATGGGGGaaagtacatctctaccccaatataatgcagccctcaggagccaaaaatgtTTACCATGttgtaggtgaaaccacattatattgaacttgctttggcctTCAATTGATGGACACTGATCCCCAGCTAGTTTTCAGCACCCTTACAACCCCTACTCTAGGCCGAGGGGTCAGCATGGCAGCAGCTGTGACCACAGCAGGTCTGAGTTACACAGCAGCTACCCCCGGGCTGTTTGCTGCAATCTTGCTCTAGGCAGGGAACAGGGAAGTCCTGTTTTCCCACCCCAGGTCTctgtcctctctcccttccctgctgGGTGAGGTGCCTCCTGGGtcctgcctctctgctgagggCTGTGCTGGCTGGCCACGGCCTTTGCTATGTGGGCAGCAGGGATTGTGCGGCCTGACTCCTCAATGGGGAGCTGGGCcctgtggggtggagtggggcaagcctccGGCAGGATGCTGTGCCGTGGCTCTCATGTCTCTCCCGCTGTGTACCACCACTGCTGCCCTAGATCACTGGTAGATGCGGGAGCCAGGTGAGGTTGGGCTGGGTGGCCGCTCCGGAAGTGTGTCCACTGTAGTGGAAAAATAATGAGCTCTGTTCAGGTAGAGATGAGTCGACTCATGTGTGCTGATGCCTTGCCATGAGGGGCTGACGGGCTGTTACCTAGAAGACTCCACTCCTGCCTGTCTCAggctggctggtgagtcctgTACCTACCTGTACCTCTGATCACTCACTTGGGGGGGGTGAGGAGTTTGTTGGTTTGTGCACTGGGAGTTGTTACCAGAACTGTGCTGCCAAGCAGTGCCGTTGTCTTTCTTTCTCTTAGCCAACAGTGGCACAGCCcaccccccagagtgctgctttaccacattatatccaaattcatgttatattgggttgcattatatcagggtagacatgtatgtgatcatgtaactaagAAGATTATATCATAATTCCTATGCATAAGGGGGCTACATTAAAATTGCTCAGGCACCCTTaagtctggcatttcctagcttttgagtgcttgactctgAAATTTTAATGCTCTTTTAAAGGTAATTATTTTGGATGCAGTATTTGATATACTGTCACACTAGAAATGAAAAGGATACCTAGCACCTGCCAACTAAAATGACATATACAGATGCTAGTGTTGGTTAAAACCATCACTGTAACAATGAAAAGCTGACTTAATATTAGAGGGCTGAAGGAAAGTAAGACCAGCTTCATGGCAGCAGACCCACAGGAAATCATCTGCTGCGGAGGTTATTTTCAATGAAACCTGCTCTTCTTCAGTAGCAGCAGCATGGCACATTGTGCTAGACATGTGGgtacctgatatcagttttcaggtatctaaaagggtgtcatcaggaggagggagaaaacttgttcaccttagcctccaatgatagaacaagaagcaatgggcttaaactgcagcaagggagatttaggttggacgttaggaaaaagttcctaactgtcagggtagttaaacactggaatagattgcctagggaagttgtggaatctccatcgctggagatatttaagagtaggttagataaatgtctatcagggatggtctagacagtatttggtcctgccatgagggcaggggactggactcgatgacctctcgaggtcccttccagtcctagagtctatgagtctatgagtagtaCAAAAGTCAGAGTCCCCAAGGCTGCCTAGCCAGATCATGACCTACTGGTACAGCCATCAGGCTCCTGCCACTGAATTCAGGTTGCTCTCTTGAGCATGCTGAGGCAGTCCCCACAGTGGTGGGAGCTTCTTTCTTCTTGCTGtaagaaactgattttttaaaatgaaaatggccTGATCCCAAATAATCTAACCTAAAGTATTTCGTATTTAATAGTGTTACCTGGATGTCTATTTCCTTGAAAGAAaatacctagagagagagagagagagagagagagagagagagatattttatGGAATAGCAACACTAAGTTTTGAGAGAATACATGAAAGATGAAGGAAAACATTCTGGTGGTGgtcatatattttaataatatttaatgGTAATTATATTCAACTCATCTAAAATAACTCTCCCACTGATGCCAAAAAAAATATACCTACTAAATAGTGAAGTTGTTGCGATTCGAACTGCCCACAGTCGCAGATAGAGCCCCCAGGAGAGTTTGGACTACAAAACAGGAACAAAAGGAAAACCTTAATTTTAGACATACAAAGCAGAACTAGTCCATGGGGTTGTaccagagattaatttggcccataatATTTGCCATATGCAAGGGCTCTCTCATTGTGTAGGGGAGAAAGCTAATTGTTTTCTTCAGTCTCTACAAAGGGTGCTGTTCAAGCTAGCTAGTCTCAGCTGATTTACAGCAAGTCTCTGTCTAGGGATACCAGTCTCATTTACCAAGCCAACAAGAATCATCAGTACAATGAACATATATACAATGGACCCTTTGTGTTCTAATCTTGCAAAATACATAAACCTCTGAGGAACTTTGAACTCAATGAGACTTCCTCATGTGAATAAAGTTGTTCACAGGTTAAGTATTTGCAGAATCAGACCaaaatactaaaaatatttgGAGATTTGACAGAAATAGACACATGTAAATGTCAATACTTAGCCTAAATATAATACATTACATTTTCAGAGATATTTACAAACCTTACTTATCCACACTGTATCCCTGAGAGGTCAGtaacttaaggcttgtctacatggggatgaATTAACACAAATTAACTAAGGCCTTGTGTACATTCAGAAATTAGGCCCGTATAACTTCATTGggttgaagtgtgaaaaatccagagctccagtggggatttaaagggccaggggctccccacagtggcaggagcaccaggccatttaaatccctgcccaagcCCGGCCGCCGGAGCTCCAGTGccactttaaagggcctgggactctctgcagcagctggagccctgggccctttaaatcactgccacggaagctggtccagtctgacatggcgtactggctcttgccagaaTGCCGTACTGGatcataccggcttactttcacctctgccctcagTCTTGTTCTCATTTTGGAGATGAGGAAACGGATGTATGGCATTTAGGAATGGGTCACTGAACGCCAGGAGACATGCTCCTGCATGTTTTTGCTTGGGGACATAAATTTCTTTTGGGTAGGTTTCTTCTCATCTCCTTGCTGCCTCGTCACCACAAGATGCAGCTATCATTAGGTAGGGGTATAGAATAAAAGCCATGAATTTTTCCTCCTGTTTTGATCTGCTTAACCACTACTCTCACCTCAGCAGTCAGTCCCGTGGGCATCAGGAATAAAGCACGTTAGCAGGATGATAGGGAACCCCCCCCACCTTGACactaccttacccaaggccccaggctttttgctgagaatagagtaagagtaggcccaaaagcctttagctagagcaagagttttaacttttgctaaacttgtttttctgtacaaagggcatgctgaggcagaaagatgtggtcagggccccaaaaagaggaactagaattggataaaggggaaccagaatatctgttaagttacaacagctgagcctgctgtcaggactacagaaaaggtgctagaacggtcaaaccgcagacttgactggcaaagacaataacaggaaaagccatagatggagaattaattggtcagcttgcttatcatcaacattatattccaaataaggcaaataacatgtatAACCAGCATGCtatgttttgcggttttaacttttataagcttggtaaaatttgtaatatgtagagcagccagcctcttgcgtggagtctatgctgtctctccctgcatatatgcttgtatgaaataaaaagAGCCTTGGGATGTCTGATCTAAATGCAACggtgtggtcgattttccacaacaaGGAGAACTTGGAGAAGCTTGTACTATTGCTATCTAAATCTGTTCTGTGACTGGTTAGAGAAGTCACAATAtttacagagagaaaaaaaaaaaaaaagaggcacgTGATTATCTACAGAGCTAGCTATTATGGCTGTGAAGAGTGCAGTGTTCTCTAACGTGCATAGAACAGAAAcactcctcccctcttccagTCTTCCCAGAGTTTCCTAAAAGCTAATAACGGGGCTCACCGTGTcaagtggctgctgctgctcctcctcctcctcttccgtACTATACTCTTCCATGGTTTCACCATTTGCAAAGTAAATGATCCTCCTTGGAGACTTTGTTTCTCTCCTGTCTTTATCCTTCATCTCATTGTGCTGGAAGCCATCCTCCTCCTGCTCATCAGAAAACACCCACCAGGAGTGCCCTCTTAGTACACTGAATGGACAATGGACTGCATAGTGTTTAGCTTCACCTTAACTCTTAGGCTAAGGAATGTCAGGACTGGGTTTGAGAATCTTATTTAAGCCCTCAAAAAGGTATAAAGAGTCCTGCATATTtcagtttgggaaagaagaaagaGGCCCAGGGCATAGCCGGAGCTACAGAAACCTGGCCTGTGTCATGATTGTGCATCCAGCTCTTACAAGAACAGGTACAATTGTTGGTGTCTCAAACAGCTCTTCCATGGGTCTTCAAATGTCTGTACATGTTTTCTGCCATTGACTCAGAGTATACTACTACGATCTAATATGAGACACACTTCACGACAGCAAAACAAAAAGTGTCAGAAGGGCCAAATCATGCAACATGAATggcgctcagcaccttgcaacATCACAGCCTAaatcagaggtggacaaactacagccAGCTGGACTGTCTTGCCTGATCCTTGCGCttctggccagggaggctagcccctggcccctcccgcagcctcagcttgccgtgCTGCCAGTGTGCTGGGCAGCGCGGCTCCGAGACCctgggtgtagtgtattaaattgctccctgtAGGAATGTGCCACTTACAGAGCACCAGACCCTCAGCCATAAGTAGCATATTCCTacagggagcaatttaata
Encoded proteins:
- the FAM177B gene encoding protein FAM177B, coding for MEDTREILQEEDGFQHNEMKDKDRRETKSPRRIIYFANGETMEEYSTEEEEEEQQQPLDTSKLSWGLYLRLWAVRIATTSLFTCEFLGEKLAMLFGLNEPKYQYAIDEYYRVQKKESEDDEDGEKISETNEAESLNEKHHLEVQSVEYGSIRLKDAVEFSQRSTFTNINEASKHDLQSPNSISAVKK